Sequence from the candidate division WOR-3 bacterium genome:
GAATCCGTCGAGGTAGTGGCAGATGAACTTGCTAAGTTGTGGCACCCTTATTCGGTGGTAACTCATCATGGAAGCCTCTCTCGTCGAGTACGCGAGGAAGCAGAGGCCGTGATGAAGGGAGCAGATGTGGCTGTGTGTGTTGCTACTTCAACCCTCGAAGTTGGGATAGACATTGGTGATATTGATCTTATTGTGCTTTCTGAGCCCCCCTGGAGCATCTCCTCGTTGCTCCAGCGCATTGGTCGTGGTAATCGTAGAAAACATATCGTTCACACGGCGGTAATTATTAAATCTGATGAAGAAAAACTTCTGATGGATACAATGTTCAAAGTGGCTGCTTCTGGTGCAATACCTGAAGAACCTTATGAGGCTGAGCTATCTGTTGCGGTCCAGCAGGTTTTTTCTTTTCTTTATCAAAATCCTCAAGGTATATCTGAAACACTAATTTGGGAACTTCTATCCCCTTTATGTTCTGAGGATGAGGCTAAACTCATTTTGGGGCACCTGAGGAGAAATGAATGGATTGAACGACGAGCAGGTCAGTGGTTTGCATCAATAAAATTGATGGACTTGGGCGAAAAAGGGCGAATTCATTCCAATATTCCGGACTTACAGACTTATCGAGTGATAGACGTTGACTCAGGTAAGGAAATTGGAACCATCGCGGGAATATTCGATGAAGTATTTGTTCTCGCCGGAAGAATGTGGCGGGTTGTTTCTGTCGAAAATGATGTTATTAAGGCACGCCGTTTTACGGGAAAAGCATTAGCCCCTCTCTTCCAGAGATGCATAAGTGGTGGTGCCTTCTATTACCTATTGCCACCAGAACTGAAAGGTAGAAGGCTAAATAATAAGAGGAATTGAGAGATGGCAGCCGTAACTTCATCTAACAATATGTTTGCGCTTCGGGCCAAGGCCAAATGCTTCGCGTTTCGCAAAGCCTGCAGCCGTTAAATCAAATTTCCCTTGATTTTTACTTGAAGATGCATAAAATAAAATCAGAGAATTAGAAATTAAAATCCCGAAGATAGAGAAAGAGGCTAACTCAAATGAAAAAAGGTATTCAGTTCGTCTATATCACCGAATTTAGAAAGGTATCCGAATCAAGTTCGGATACGAGCGATTTGAGCAGAAATACCTTTCGGGACACGATGCCAGGGCAAGAGGTAAGATGAAAGGAATCCTGAGAGGAGATCACTCACAGAGGCATTTTTCAAGGAAAAGTGTCCACCGGTCTTATTGAAGCAGAGAAAGAATTTCGGTGGGCCAGGGGATATAAAGAGATACCGAAGTTAATGGCGGCGTTAAAAAGGAGATTTGAATGTCTAATAAACAAAAATTTTTATTTGCATTTCTGCTAATTGCTGTGGTGCCTTTGAAAGCCCAGAAGGTTATCTGGGATAAGATATATAAAAAGAATATGGGCACAGTCTTCGCGGTTGCCGAAACAAATGATGGAAGTTTCGTAATCGGAGGAATAATAGACTACCAGGATGGACACGGGGAAGATGTTTATCTGGCAAGAATGGACAAAAATGGTAAAAAGCTATGGGAAAAACGATTTGGCGGGGATTATGACGATAGATGTCATGCACTTTCCAAAACCAAAGATGGTGGTTTTATCCTTGCCGGAATGAAAACACCATACACAAAGAAGGATTTTTTTGGAAGTATTCCCGAAGAACCTGATGTTTATCTCATAAGGACTGATAAAGACGG
This genomic interval carries:
- a CDS encoding DEAD/DEAH box helicase — protein: MMDVQQVRIIRERLKYAWTPFFTRFGRLTPIQVATIPPILDGRNVIVASPTASGKTEAIIAPVAERFRKEDWEGLAVLYIVPTRALANDTLARIDGPLRDMGIKVAIKHGDKPYLSSSKLPNVLITTPESLDSLICRRPEVFRFLRTVILDEIHLLDNTYRGDQLQLLLWRLKKLVTDSSYSVHLLSATLSSPHQIAQRYVSDFEVVTTQGQRDIDYRLLNSHEEVHRLAREQGVKKLLCFCNLRESVEVVADELAKLWHPYSVVTHHGSLSRRVREEAEAVMKGADVAVCVATSTLEVGIDIGDIDLIVLSEPPWSISSLLQRIGRGNRRKHIVHTAVIIKSDEEKLLMDTMFKVAASGAIPEEPYEAELSVAVQQVFSFLYQNPQGISETLIWELLSPLCSEDEAKLILGHLRRNEWIERRAGQWFASIKLMDLGEKGRIHSNIPDLQTYRVIDVDSGKEIGTIAGIFDEVFVLAGRMWRVVSVENDVIKARRFTGKALAPLFQRCISGGAFYYLLPPELKGRRLNNKRN